A DNA window from Verrucomicrobiia bacterium contains the following coding sequences:
- a CDS encoding class I SAM-dependent methyltransferase, translating into MCGAIANTRTGYGRLFLECGQCGFIWSHDYPEWLAKRGMGLRGSWGGPERGGERDDYIVRLLYHHFPEKRIMLFGVGTTLVFRVLLEEGLDVLGVDVSRAVVQFRREEFGSRFIHTTDLKAVGRKFDIITACEVIEHLHRPRQWFRLLNRCLQDDGVIAGCTNLYPGSGPIEDGQKVGYMSLGGHVAYWSERSLTNAFAQIGLTALFFEIICPGSSKPDLLYQSLFPNKRLFFATRNTKVIEQLRNLQQQSPILPLDTSDYQVPAYRK; encoded by the coding sequence ATGTGCGGCGCAATCGCGAACACGCGAACAGGATATGGCCGCCTCTTTCTAGAGTGTGGACAATGTGGCTTCATCTGGAGCCATGACTACCCGGAATGGCTTGCAAAGCGGGGAATGGGACTCAGAGGGTCTTGGGGAGGCCCTGAGCGGGGCGGGGAGCGCGATGACTATATTGTGCGGCTTCTATACCACCACTTTCCTGAAAAAAGAATCATGCTCTTCGGGGTAGGAACGACCCTAGTCTTCAGAGTGCTCCTCGAAGAAGGCCTCGACGTCCTTGGAGTGGATGTCTCTCGGGCTGTTGTACAGTTTCGAAGAGAGGAATTTGGATCGAGATTCATCCACACCACCGACCTTAAGGCAGTTGGGAGAAAGTTTGATATCATCACGGCATGCGAAGTCATAGAGCACCTGCATCGTCCTCGGCAATGGTTCCGGTTGTTGAACCGATGCCTGCAAGACGACGGCGTAATAGCCGGCTGTACAAACCTATATCCTGGAAGTGGCCCAATCGAGGATGGACAGAAGGTCGGATACATGAGTTTAGGGGGACATGTCGCATATTGGTCAGAACGTTCGCTAACAAATGCATTTGCACAAATCGGACTGACGGCGCTCTTCTTTGAGATCATCTGCCCGGGGAGCAGCAAACCAGATCTTCTCTATCAGTCGCTCTTTCCAAACAAGAGACTGTTCTTCGCCACAAGGAATACCAAGGTCATCGAGCAGCTGCGAAACCTTCAGCAGCAGAGTCCGATCCTGCCCCTGGATACGAGTGACTATCAGGTACCGGCATACAGGAAGTAA
- a CDS encoding acylneuraminate cytidylyltransferase family protein, with protein sequence MKAHSARVKSKNFRNFAGRPLFRWILDTLLSLPEIDRVIINTDARQILAEHGLTDTDRILIRDRKPEICGDFVSMNKVLADDVENVEADAYLMTHTTNPLLGAGTIRGAIEAYWKAVGHGTHDSLFTVNKFQTRFYRADGSAVNHDPDNLIRTQDLEPWFEENSNLYLFGRTSFAATQARIGRKPVLFETPPLESADIDDATGWMHAEVLALSRLMLKAQSTALGE encoded by the coding sequence ATGAAGGCCCACAGCGCCCGGGTGAAGTCCAAGAACTTCCGGAACTTCGCCGGGCGCCCCTTGTTTCGCTGGATCCTCGATACGCTGTTGTCGCTGCCCGAGATCGACCGGGTGATCATCAATACCGATGCCCGCCAGATCCTCGCCGAACACGGTCTCACCGACACCGACCGCATCCTGATCCGCGACCGCAAACCGGAGATCTGCGGGGATTTCGTGTCCATGAACAAGGTGCTGGCGGACGATGTGGAGAATGTCGAGGCGGATGCCTACCTGATGACCCATACCACCAATCCCCTGCTGGGCGCGGGAACGATCCGCGGCGCCATCGAGGCCTACTGGAAGGCGGTGGGGCATGGCACCCATGACAGCCTGTTCACGGTGAACAAGTTCCAAACCCGGTTCTATCGCGCCGACGGTTCCGCGGTGAACCATGACCCCGACAACCTGATCCGCACCCAGGACCTCGAACCGTGGTTCGAGGAAAACTCGAACCTCTACCTGTTCGGCCGCACCTCCTTCGCCGCCACCCAGGCCCGGATCGGGCGAAAACCCGTGCTGTTCGAAACGCCTCCCCTGGAGTCCGCGGACATCGATGACGCCACGGGCTGGATGCACGCGGAGGTTCTGGCCTTGAGCCGGCTGATGTTGAAGGCACAGTCTACGGCACTTGGAGAGTGA
- a CDS encoding four helix bundle protein produces the protein MGEVIRSFRDLRIYQRAFRLQQEIFRVTQGFPREERYALSDQMRRASRSIGANLAEAWARRRYEAHFLSKLCDCDGEQAEVQHWLDTAQACDYLSPDQHALLTEECREIGRMLGTMMANPSKFCPK, from the coding sequence ATGGGGGAGGTCATTCGGTCGTTTCGGGATCTGAGGATCTATCAGCGGGCGTTTCGCTTGCAGCAGGAGATATTCCGCGTCACTCAGGGCTTTCCCCGGGAGGAACGATACGCCCTGAGCGATCAAATGCGTCGCGCCTCACGATCCATCGGAGCGAACCTCGCCGAGGCATGGGCGCGACGCCGTTACGAGGCTCATTTCCTCAGCAAGCTCTGCGATTGCGATGGTGAACAGGCGGAGGTTCAGCACTGGCTCGACACTGCCCAGGCTTGCGACTACCTGTCGCCGGACCAGCATGCACTCCTTACCGAGGAGTGCCGTGAGATCGGGCGCATGCTGGGCACCATGATGGCTAATCCCTCGAAGTTTTGCCCAAAATGA